From the genome of Deltaproteobacteria bacterium:
TGCGGATCGGCCGCGTCGCCGGCCGCTTCTCGTACGTCTGGCGGATGTCCTCGAGCTCCACCCCGAGGCCCTCGGCGAGCAGCCGGATCGTCCCGCCCCAGGCGAAAGCGAGCGTGCCGGGCGTCAGCAGCAGCGGCGTGTGATCGAGCGGCTTTCCGAACCCCATCGTCTCGAAGAGCACCTGCGGCTGGTTGTAGGTCGCGTAGTTGATGATCTCGAGGATGCGGATCTCCTCCCACCGCTCGCACAGGCCGGACAGCGTGAGCGGCAGGACGTCGTTCGCGAATCCCGGGTCGACGCCCGACGTGAAGAACGACGTGCCGCCTCGCCGGCACGCGTCCTCGAGCTTCTCCCGCACCTCCGGGAAGAACGATTGAGGATGAACCAGCGGGACGATGGAGCTCGAGACGACGTCCTTCCCCGACGCGAGGATGCGCGCGACGTCCTCGACGGCCTCGAACGGCCGGAGGTCGGCGGTCGCCGTGTAGCACACGCAGTCGGCGTCGAGTGCGAGCAGGGCCTCTCCGTCGGTCGTCGCGCA
Proteins encoded in this window:
- a CDS encoding diacylglycerol kinase; translation: MSYRVIQWSTGNVGTFALRCIVGHPELELAGVWAHSTAKAGKDAGELCGLGRVGVCATTDGEALLALDADCVCYTATADLRPFEAVEDVARILASGKDVVSSSIVPLVHPQSFFPEVREKLEDACRRGGTSFFTSGVDPGFANDVLPLTLSGLCERWEEIRILEIINYATYNQPQVLFETMGFGKPLDHTPLLLTPGTLAFAWGGTIRLLAEGLGVELEDIRQTYEKRPATRPIRIGPHTVEPGTMAALRFEVQGIVGGRPAIVVEHVTRLDDDLAPDWPTGKGSYRVVIKGTPAMRCEFEFADERGDHAVGGVLLTATRLVNAIPAVCRARPGLLSALDLPLVTGRGLWRRMPLAAELS